The genomic segment CCATGCTCCGCGAGGCGGGGATCGACGCGCGCATCGTGCTCACGCGCACCCGCCGCAACGGCCGCATCGAGGACCTGCCCGCGTCGCTCTCGGTCTTCGATCACGCCATCGCCTACGTGCCCGAGCTCGACCTCTATCTGGACGGCACGGCGGAGTTCACGGGGATCGACGAGCTGCCCCAGATGGATCAAGGCGTGACCGTGCTGCGCGTCGGTCCGGACGACGTGACGCTCACCCGCACGCCGGTGCTCGAGGCGAGCCAGAACCGGCGCAACCGGGAGGTGACGCTGACGCTCGAGCCGGACGGCGCGGGCGAGGTGGCGGTGCGCGAGACGATCGATGGCGTCGAGTCGCCCGCCTACCGCAGCCGCTACCAGGCGGAGGGGCTGCGCGAGGAGCGGCTCGGGCGCGCGATGCGCAACCTCTTCCCGGGCCTCGAGCTGTCGGACCACGGCTTCGAGAACCTCGACGACTTCAACGCGCCCGTGCAGATCCGATTCGAGGGCCGGGCGCCGCAGCTCGCGGTGCGCGACGGACGCACCCTGCGCGTCGCGCCGACCGCGATGCACGATCTCTCGCGCAACCTGGCGCCCGCCTCCACGCGTCGCCTCCCGCTGGATCTCGGCTTGCGGACCTCGTACCAGGAGACGCGCCGGGTCGTGCTGCCGCGCGGCTTCACGGTCTCGGAGCTGCCCGACGGCGGCGTCGCGGAGTCCGAGTTCGGGCGGCTCTCGGTCGCGTTCGAGCGCGACGGACGCGAGGTGCGCGCGGTGACGGAGTTCGCGCTGAACGTGGACCGCGTCTCGCCCGACCAGTACCCGGCCTTCCGCTCGTGGGTCGAGCAGGCCGATCGATTGCTACGCCAGCGCATCACGCTCTCGGCGGGAGGTGAGCGATGAGTCGCTCGATTCGACGGACGCTCTTCGTGGCGCTGATCGCGCTCGCGACGGCCTGTTCGGGCGCGCGTCACGGCGCCGCGCCCACCATCGACGACGTGCGTCGGCGCGCGATGGAGCGGCCCGACGACCCCGAGGCGCAGCGCGCGCGGGCCGAGGCCGAGCTGCTCATGCGCGGCGGCGATCCGTCGAGCGCGGCGGAGCACCTCGCGCACGCGCTCGAGATGGAGGACGACCTCGGCCTCCGGCTCCTGCTCGGCGTCGAGCGGGAGCTGCACGGCCACCCCTCGGAGGCGCTCGACGCCTACCTCGACGTGCTCGCGCGGGCCGCGCGCTCCGACGATCCGGCGGCCCCAGGCATCGCGGAGATCGCGGCGGCCGAGGTCGAGGCGCTCGACGACGCGGTGGAGCGATACCCCGCGCGGGTGGTCGAGGCGCTCGCGCCCCTCGCCGCGTCGCCCGGCCAGCTCGGAGACGGCGCCCGCGCGGCGATCACGGATCTGCTCATCGACCTCGCCTACCGCCGCGCCGATCTCGAGCGGGTGGCGGAGCTCCAGGCGCAGCAGCGCTGCGTGACCGAGTGGCGCGTCGCCGGCCCGATCGGCCCCCGGCACCTGCTCGGCTTCGACCAGGCCCTGGCGCCCGAGCGCGACGCCCGGCTCGCCGATCGCTACGACCTCGGGCCGGCGCGCGGGGAGCGGGACACGCGCACCGTGCAGGCGCGCGGCTGCAACGCGCACCTCGGCGGCGGTCCGGTCGGGGGCGGCGGCACGACCTACGCCGAGGCCACCATCACCATCCCGGAGACCGGGCGGTGGGTCCTCCGCTTCGAGACGCCGAACGCGGCGGAGCTGCACGTGGACGGGGAGCGCGTCGCGCGCCTCGACCGGCGCGACGAGGTGATGCCGCGCGTGAGCCATCACCCGATGCAGCTCGAGGCGGGCGAGCACCTCGTGCGGGTGAAGATCAGCAGCCGCCACCCCAACCCGGTGCTGGCGCTGAGCGCGTCGCGGGCTGCGGGCGAGCCGGGCGGCGGTGACATCGAGGGCGAGCGCCTCGTGCACGAGTACGTGCGGATCCAGCGCGCCATCAGCCGGGGTGACGTCGTCGCCGCGCGGGAGGAGGTGCGCGATCAGCTGCACGCGGACGGCTCGCCCGTCTTCCTGATCAGCGGCGCCGCGGCCGCGCTCAACGACCCACTCCGCTCCTCCGAGGTGCGGCACGACGAGGCGCGGCGTCTCCTGACGTTCGCCGCCGATCGCGATCCCGACGCGTGGTGGCCGCGCCTGACCCTCGCGCAGCTCGAGGCGAACGAGGGCCGAGACCTCGTCGCGATCGGCGCGATGCGTGAAGGCATGGAGCGCTGGCCGCGGCTCGTGATCTTCCCGCTCCAGCTGGTGGACTACCTCGAGTCCAAGGGCTGGCGCGCGCAGGCGAGCGAGGCCATCACTGCGGCGCGAGAGACGGTGCCCGACGCGTGCCGACCCCGCCGCGCCGCGCTCAACGAGGCGCGCCGACGGAGCCGCGCCGCCGACGAGATGGAGCACGCGCGCGCGCTCGTGGAGTGCGACGCGCGCTCGGACGCGCTGATGAGCGCCTTCGCGCGCCGACGTCAGTGGGACGAGGCGGCGGAGGAGCTGGCGCGACTCGCGCGGCTCGAGCCGGAGGAGAGCACCCTCGGGGAGCTGCGCGCGCGCCTCGAGCTGGCGCAGGGGCGCGGCGACGAGGCCTCGATCGCGCAGCTGATCACCCGCATCCAGGAGAAGATCCCGCTCTCGGCCGGCGTGGTGATGATGGAGGCCGATCGGCACTTCGCCGAGGGTGACGCGCAGGCGGCGCGGGCCCGGATCCGTCAGGCGCTCGAGCGCGAGCCCGAGGCGATGATGGAGCTGCGGCGCACGCTCCGCGCGATGGGCGGCGAGAGCCCGCTCGAGGACTTCCGGCGCGACGGGGCCGAGGTGATCGGCGCGCTCGAGGAGAGCGGCCGCACCTACGAGGAGCCGATGGTGCTGGTCTTCGACTACACCGTCTACCGCGTGTTCACCGACGGCTCGATGCTCGAGCTGACGCACAACATATTCCGCCTCCAGAGCCAGGAGGCGGTCGACGCGATGGGCGAGTTCGCGGTCCCGGAGGGCGCGCAGATGCTGACGCTCCAGACGGTGAAGGCCGACGGAACGCGCCTCGAGCCGGACGAGATCGCGGGCAAGGACACCATCAGCTTCCCGAACCTCTCCATCGGCGACTACATCGAGTTCGAATACCTGCGGGCCGAGCCTTCGCCCGCCGGCTACCCGCGCGGCTTCCTCGGCGGCCGCTTCTACTTCCGCAACTACGAGACGCCCTTCGACCTCAGCCAGCTCACCGTGGTCACCCCCGAGGACGTGCCGCTCGTCGTCGACCCGCGCGGAGAGGCGCCCGAGGCCGAGCAGGAGACGCACGACGGCCTGCGCGTGCACCGATGGACGGTGCGCGAGAGCCGCCCCTTCGAGCAGGAGCCGGCGTCGATCGCGGCGCGCGAGTTCTTCCCCTCCATCGCGTGGGGCCATCAGGCGAGCTGGGCGCAGTACGTCGAGACCCTGCGCGACGTCCTGGCGGATCGGGACGTGCGCGACCCGGCGGCGGAGCGGCTCGCCCGCGAGATCATCGGCGACGCGCGCACCACCCCCGAGCAGCGCGCAGCGCGGCTGCATCGCTGGGTCCTGGAGAACGTGGAGGACTCGAACGACGTCTTCGGGCTCGCGCCGGCCATGCTCGCGGCGCGCACCGGCAACCGGACGCGCGTGCTCGGCTACCTGATGAGGCTGGCCGGCGTGGAGACGGAGCTCGGCCTGGCGCGGAGCTACGCGGGCGACCAGACCGAGGGGCAGCTGCCCGACGACGACACCTACCAGAACCTCGTCCTGCGCATGCAGGGGAGCGAGGGGCCGGTGTGGATCCACGCGGGCGCCCGCGGCGCGCCCTTCGAGTACGTGCCCCCGGTGCTCGCGGGCATGGACGCGCTGATGCTCACGCCCGAGGCGGAGCGCGCGCGGCTCGATGAGCGCGACCTCGAGGCCGATCTCCGCACGGTGGAGGTGGACGTGGATCTGCGCGAGGACGGCAGCGCGCGGATGAACGTCGTGGAGACCTTCCGCGGCAGCGGCGCGGTGCTCTGGCGCAACCAGCTCGAGGAGATCCCGCAGGCGGATCTCGAGCAGCAGTTCGAGTCGGCCTACGTGGCCAACCTGATCCCGGGCGCGGAGCTGCGGCGGCTCGTGGTGGCGGGGCGCGAGGATCCCGAGGGGCCGATGATCCTGCGCTACGAGGTGGAGGTCCCCGGCCTCGCGCGCCAGACCCGGGGTGGCCTGACGGTGCCGCCGCTCTACCGCGCGCAGCTCGGCCCGCAGTACGCGCGGGTCGCGTCGCGGGACATCCCGCAGCTGATCCCGACCGGCCTCGCGCTCGACGTCGACGTGCGCTTGCGCGTCCCCGAGGGCGCCCGCGTGGACGACGCGCCCGGGCCGTCGACCCTCGAGTCGATCCACGGCGCGCGGGTCGAGATCGAGGCCGAGCGCACCGAGGAGGGGCTGCGGATCCAGCGCCGCTACCGGGTGCCGCGCATGCGCGTCTCGCCCGAGGAGTACCGCGCGTTCGCACGCTTCGCGCGCGGGTCCGACGAGGCCGAGTCGGCGGAGATCCGCCTGAGCCGGTAGCCGTCAGTCCGGGCAGCTCAGGGCGTAGCGCTCGGCGATCGCGTCGAGCGTTCGCTCGAGCGGGGCGCCGAGGTTGCTGGCGCACACCGTTCCGTAGATGGCGGCGCCTCCGCCCTCCTCGAGCGCTCGACCCAGCTCGACCAGCCGGCGCGGCGGGTAGGCGTTGCCCCCGCCTCCGCTGCAGCTCGCCTCCAGCCTGGTGCCGCTCGAGTCGACGCGCTCGCTCATCTCCGGGGCGTCCAGGATACGCGCGGAGTCCTCCTCCACGAGGCGCGGCGGGATGCCGCCGACGACGAGGAGGATGGTGTCTTCGGGCGCGTGCACGGCCGCCAACCCGCGCCGATAGCGCTCGACGTCGTGCAGCGCCTCGGGGTGCTCGTGGCAACGCAGGTTGAGATCCGTCGCGGCGTAGCGGGACTCCGCGCTCGGGTCCGTCAGGTCCGGGTCCGCCATCGAGCAGTCGTCCTCGTCCGTGACGATGGCCACGACCAGGATCGAGTCGGGTCGGAGGAAGCCCTCGTGCAGCGTGTCGCCGAGGCCCACGGTGTCGCGGAAGAAGCGCGTGCTCGACGTCGACGGCGTCACCGCCTTCAGCATCGCCTCGAGGGGCTGCTCGAACCCGCAGCCGCCGGTGCCCACCTGCATGACGCAGCGCAGGTACTCCTCCGCCTGGTCGCGCGCGCCGGTGTCGGGCTCGAACGAGAAGAACCGCGGGAAGGTCGCGTCCGAGCACGCGCCCGCGCGAGAGCGCGTCTGGAATTCCCCGTCCTCTCCCACGCTGGAGCAGGTGGGCAGCGTGTGGACGGAGCCGAGGTCGGGCGTCGTGATGCCCACGTGCACGGAGTCGAGCGCGGGCAGCGAGCCCAGCGGCGCGTCCCAGCGCTCCAGGAACCCGCGGAGCAGGCTCGCGAAGGCCATCTGCTCCTCGACCATGGAGTTCGAGCTGTCGATCACGAGCAGCACGTCGATCGGCGGTGAGCGCGGCGCGCAGCAGACTCCGCCGCGACAGATGTCGTCGCACGCCACCCCGCAGGCCCCGCAGTTCGTGGGATCGACCGCGAGGTCCACGCACGCGCCGTCGCAGCGGGCCGCCTCGCACGCGCACGCCCCCTCCACGCACACCTCGCCGCCGAGGCAGAGCGCGTCCCCCTCGTCGGTCCGCGCGTCGCAGTCGTCGTCGACGCCGTTGCAGCTCTCCTCGACGGCCAGGCACGGGCGGTCGGCGCGCACCGTCGCGTCGCGCGCGGACGCGTCGTCGGGCGGATCGAGGTCGAGGAGCAGGCCGCAGCCCGTGAGCCAGAGCCCGACGAACACGGCCGCGCAGACGCGAGACATGGTCGTAGCGTAGCAGCCCCCCGCGATGCAGACGGCGCGCCGGCTGGCGTCGCAAGGTGGCTTGAGATACCGTTCCGGACCCGCGTGGGCTGCAGTGATGGTCCGCGTAGAGGGATACTGGCGAGTCGGCACGTGAACCCACCCGTCGATCGAGGACACGCGGATTACGAGGCACAAGGGCGCGTCGATTTCTGGCGCGTGTACCTCGAGCACCACGCCGCGGTGGAGGCGGCGTCGGTGGAGGTCGCGCGCGCCGACCCGCGGTTCGGACCGATCGTCGCGGCCGTCCCCGAGGAGGAGATGGCCCGCCAGTCGGCGGAGGGGCTCGAGCGGCTGCGGCGCGCGTTCGAGGCGAACGAGTGGGACGCCTACGAAGCGCACCTGCGCACGCAGGGCGAGGCCTACGCAGCGATCGGGGTCGACTTCGCGGCCTGGCATCGGCTCATCCGGGCCGCGGAGCGCGAGCTGACGATGAAGCTCGTCGCGCAACACGCGGGCGATCCGGCGCGGCTCACGCGTGCCCTCGACGCGATGCAGGCGTTCTTCGCCCGCGCGGTCACCGTGCTGCACGACGCCTTCCTCACCCGCAGCCTGGCCGAGCGCGAGCGGATCGAGAGCGCGCTCCGCATCAGCGACATGCGCTTCCGCCGGCTCGCGGAGTCGGGCCTGCTCGGCGTGATGGTCTGCGACCTCCACGGCAACATCTCCGAGGCCAACGAGACCTTCCTCGAGATCGTCGGTCACACGCGCGCCGAGCTGGAGGCGGGCGAGGTGCGCTGGGGGGAGATGACGCCCCCCGAGTGGGAGGCGGCCGACCTGGCGGCCATCGAGGAGCTCGAGGCGCACGGGATCGCGAGCCCCTTCGAGAAGGAGTACTTCCGCGGGGACGGCGGCCGGGTCCCGGTGCTCCTCTGCGTGGCCATGCTCGAGGCGCCGGAGTGCATCTGCCTGGTGCTCGACATCACCCAGCGCAGGCAGCTCGAGAGCGTGCGAGAGCGCGCGCGGAAGCTCGAGCTCGAGAACCGGCGCGTCCAGGAGGCGAGCCAGCTCAAGAGCGAGTTCCTCGCGAACATGTCGCACGAGCTGCGCACGCCGCTCAACGCGATCATCGGCTTCGCGGAGCTGCTGCACGACGGCGCGGTGCCGCCCGAGGCGCCCGAGCACCGGGAGTTCCTCGGCGACATCCTGACCAGCGGCCGGCACCTGCTGGCCCTCATCAACGACGTGCTCGACCTCAGCAAGGTCGAGGCGGGCAAGCTCGAGCTCTTCCCCGAGCGGGTGGCGCTCGAGCCGCTGATCGGCGAGGTCGTCTCGATCCTGCGCACCACCGCCGCGAACCGGGGCGTGCGCGTGCAGATCGACGTCGACCCGGCGCTCGAGTCGGTCGAGCTGGACCCGTCGCGCGCCAAGCAGGTGCTCTACAACTACCTCTCCAACGCGCTGAAGTTCGGACGGGAGGACGGTCGCGTCACGGTCCGCGCGCACGCCGAGACGGAGGACGTCTTCCGGCTCGAGGTTGAAGACGACGGGATCGGCATCTCCGCTGCCGACCGAGGGCGCCTCTTCGTCGAGTTCCAGCAGCTCGACGGCGGCGCGAGCAAGCATCACGAGGGGACCGGCCTCGGGCTCGCGCTCACGCGGCGGCTCGTGGAGGCGATGGGCGGCTCGGTCGGCGTCGACAGCGAGCCCGGCGAAGGCAGCACGTTCTTCGCGGTCTTGCCGCGCCGCGCCGCGAAGGGCCACGCGCTCCCGGAGCCGCGGATCTTCGAGCCCGCCCCGGGAGCCCCGCGCATCCTCGTGGTCGAGGACGACGCGCGCGACCAGACCCGCATCGCCGGCGCGCTCACCGAGGCCGGCTACGGCGTGGAGACGGTCTCGACCGCGGCGCAGGCCCTGGCTCGCTGTCGGGAGACCGACTTCGCTGCGATCACCCTCGACCTGCTGCTGCCCGATCGGACGGGGCTCGAGGTCCTCCAGGCGATCCGCGCCGGTGGCCGCAACCGAGACGTGCCGGTCATCGTCATCACGGTGGTGACGGAGCACGGCGTGATCGGCGGCTTCGCCGTGCAAGATGTATTGCCGAAGCCGGTCGACGCGGGCCGGCTCGTCGAGGCGCTGGACCGGGCGGGCGTGAGCACGGGGAGCGGCGAGGTGTGGGTGGTCGACGACGACGCGGCGGCGCTCGCGCAGATGACGCGCTCGCTGGACGAGCTGGGCTACCCGCACCGCGCGCTGGACGACGCGCGCCGGGCCCTCGAGGCGCTGTCGAGCACGCGCCCGGCGGCGATCGTGCTCGACCTGGTGATGCCGGAGCTGGACGGCTTCGCGTTCCTCGAGCAGCTCCGGATGCGCCCGGAGCACCGTCGGCTGCCCGTGCTGGTGTGGACGGCGAAGGACCTCAGCGCGGACGAGCGCGCGCGGCTGACCGAGGCCGCGCAGGGCATCGTCCCGAAGACCGGGGACCTCGGACGCGGCGTCGTCGAGGCGCTGTCGAGCCTGGTGCCGCCGCCCTCCGCCGCGCCGCCCTCCGCCGCGCCGCCCTCCGCCGCGCCGCCCTCCGCGTCCACCAAGGAGTCGCCGTGAACGGGACCCGCGTGCTCGTCGTCGAGGACAGCGCCGTCAACGCGAAGCTGGTCGCCTACGTGCTCGGCGCGCGCGGCTGCGAGGTGGAGATCGCGGCCAGCGCCCGCGAGGCGCGCACGATCCTCGAAGGCTTCACGCCCGAGGTGGTGCTCATGGATCTGCAGATGCCGGAGGAGGACGGGCTCACGTTCACGCGCGCCCTCCGACGAGACCCCGCGATGCGAGACGTCGCCATCGTGGCCGTGACCGCCTACGCGATGAAGGGCGACGCCGAGCGCGCGATCGCGGCGGGCTGCGACGGGTACATCACCAAGCCCATCGACACGCGCACCTTCGCGGACGAGCTGGCCGAGCTGCTCGCGGGGCGCTCGGCGTGACCGCTCGATCGCGCGTGCTCCTCGTCGAGGACAACCCCATCACGCAGAAGCTCGTCCACTTCGCGCTCGATCGCGCGGGCTTCGAGGTCAGGCTCGCGCCCGACGCCGCGACCGCCCGTGGCGAGCTGAGCGCGGGCGGTGTGGACCTGGTGTTGCTGGATCTGGTCCTGCCCGACGGCGACGGATTCAGCCTCGCCGAGTGGATCCGGGCCGACCCTGCGCGCGCGGACCTCTCCTTGCTCGCCTTCACGGGGCTGGTCTCCGCGGCCGACGAGGCGCGCATCTCGGCTGTCGGCTTCGACGACGTCGTGATCAAGCCGATCGAGCCGTCCCGGCTGATCGACACCGTGCGCGCGCACCTGCCGGTGCACCGCGGCGACGTCGACGCCTTCGGGACGGGCCGCCGGCTGCTCCTGGCCGACGATGATCCGGGGCAGCGGAAGCTCGCGGCGTTCCGCCTCCGCAAGCTCGGCTTCGACGTCGAGCTGGCGAGCGACGGCAAGGCGGCGCTCTCGGCGGCGCGCGCCAGGCGACCGGACGCCATCGTCTCCGACGTGCTGATGCCCGAGATCGACGGCTTCGCGCTCTGCCGGGAGGTCCGCCGTGATCCCACCCTGCGCTCGGTCCCGGTCCTGCTGGTGACGAACAGCTACGTCGCGCCCGCCGATCGAGAGCTCGCGCACGGGGTGGGCGCGTTCGATCTGGTGCTGCGCACGCCCGATCTCCGGGAGGCGCTCCAGCGGCTGCGCGACTGCCTCGACGCGGCGCCCGCGCCCCTCGCCCCGGGGCCGGACACGCCCGACGCCACCGCCGGCGCGCTGGACCGCGCGCACCTCCGGCGCGTGCTCCGACAGCTCGAGCGCCAGGTGGCCATCAACGGCCGGGTCGGCCAGCGCGCGGCGTTGCTCTCCGCGGAGCTGTCGGTCCTGACGGGCATCGCGCAGGCGCTGACCGAGCACTCGGACGTGCAGGAGACGCTCAGGCACGTGCTCGCGGCGTGCTTCGACGCGGCCGGCATCTCGGTGGGCGCGCTCTACCTCTGCGACCAGGGCGTCAAGCGCGTCCTGCGTGTGGGGATGTCGCCCCGCTGGGACGAGGCGGAGCTGGAGCGCTTCTTCGGGGAGCCGCAGCTCCTCGAGGAGACGGTGTTCCAGCAGCGGCCGCTCGTCATCCCGTCCGAGCAGGTCTCGGCGGAGCGCGGGCGCGCCATCCTCAGCCGCGCGGGGGTCAACGAGGTGCTCCTGACGCCGCTGGGCTCGAGTGAGAAGCCGATGGGGGCCCTGCTCACGGTGTCCCACGGCGCGCAGCTCACGCTCCACGATCGCCGCCAGTTCGCGGAGGCCGTGGCCGGGCAGATCACGCAGGCGCTCGCGGTGGCGGGCGCGTTCGCGGAGAGCGTCGAGGCGCGCCGACAAGCGCAGGAGCAGGCGGCGGTCCTCACGTCGATCCTCGCCAACATCGCCGACGCGGTCGTGGTGGCGGACTCCGAGGGCACGATCACCCACTCGAACCACGCGGCGCAGGCCATCTTCGGCGACCACTCGGCGGGGCACCTGCGGCACGACCGGTGGAGCGAGGCGGTGGGGCTGTTCCTCGAGGACGCCGTCACGCCCTTCCCGTCGGAGCGACTCCCGCTCGCGCGGGCCATCCGCGGAGAGTCGGTCGAGCGCGAGCAGGTTCACGTGCGGAACCCCAGGACGCCGCCCGATGGGTCCTGGTGGAGCGTCAGCGCGCGCCCCCTCGAGCTCTCGGACGGCGCTCGCATCGGCGGCGTGGCCGTGTTCCGCGACGTGACGGCGGAGCGGCGCGCGCAGGAGCAGCTCATGGTCGCCGACCGCATGGCGTCCCTCGGGCTGCTCGCCGCGGGCGTGGCGCACGAGATCAACAACCCGCTCGCGGCGGTGATGGCGAACCTCGAGCTGATCGAGGACGAGCTCGTCGCGGCGGGGACCGACGGCGGCGAGATGGCGGAGATGCTCGCCGACGCGCAGGAGGGGGCGCGCCGCGTGCAGGCGATCGTGCGCGACCTGAAGACCTTCTCGCGTCCCCGCCAGGGCTCGGACGCGACCGCGAATCTCGAGCGGGTCCTCGCGTCGAGCGCGCGCATGGCCCACAACGAGATCCGCCACCGCGCGACGCTCGACATGCAGGTGAGCGACCTGCCGCACGTGCACGGCTCGGAGTCGCGGCTCGGGCAGGTCTTCCTGAACCTGCTGGTGAACGCCGCCCAGGCCATCCCCGACGGCGCCGGCCGCGAGCACGCGATCCGCATTCGCACACGCGCGCCGGATCCACAGCGCGTCGAGGTCGAGATCTCGGACACGGGCGAGGGCATGGACGAAGAGACGATGCGTAAGCTCTTCTCGCCGTTCTATACCACCAAGGAGCGCGGCGGCGGGACCGGGCTCGGGCTGGCCATCTGCCACCGCATCGTGACCGAGGTGGGCGGCGAGATCGGCGTGCGCAGCCAGATCGGGATGGGCACGACGTTCACCGTTCGCCTCCGCGCCGCCGCCCCCGCGGCCCCGGTGGAGCGCCGACCGGCGCCGAGCCCACCGACCCCCTCGGCGCGGAGCCGCATCCTGGTCGTCGACGACGAGCCCAGCGTGGGGATCGCGGTCCAGCGCGTGCTGTCGCGGGACCACGACGTGTCCGTGGAGACGGATCCGGTGGTGGCGC from the Sandaracinaceae bacterium genome contains:
- a CDS encoding DUF3857 domain-containing protein, with the protein product MSRSIRRTLFVALIALATACSGARHGAAPTIDDVRRRAMERPDDPEAQRARAEAELLMRGGDPSSAAEHLAHALEMEDDLGLRLLLGVERELHGHPSEALDAYLDVLARAARSDDPAAPGIAEIAAAEVEALDDAVERYPARVVEALAPLAASPGQLGDGARAAITDLLIDLAYRRADLERVAELQAQQRCVTEWRVAGPIGPRHLLGFDQALAPERDARLADRYDLGPARGERDTRTVQARGCNAHLGGGPVGGGGTTYAEATITIPETGRWVLRFETPNAAELHVDGERVARLDRRDEVMPRVSHHPMQLEAGEHLVRVKISSRHPNPVLALSASRAAGEPGGGDIEGERLVHEYVRIQRAISRGDVVAAREEVRDQLHADGSPVFLISGAAAALNDPLRSSEVRHDEARRLLTFAADRDPDAWWPRLTLAQLEANEGRDLVAIGAMREGMERWPRLVIFPLQLVDYLESKGWRAQASEAITAARETVPDACRPRRAALNEARRRSRAADEMEHARALVECDARSDALMSAFARRRQWDEAAEELARLARLEPEESTLGELRARLELAQGRGDEASIAQLITRIQEKIPLSAGVVMMEADRHFAEGDAQAARARIRQALEREPEAMMELRRTLRAMGGESPLEDFRRDGAEVIGALEESGRTYEEPMVLVFDYTVYRVFTDGSMLELTHNIFRLQSQEAVDAMGEFAVPEGAQMLTLQTVKADGTRLEPDEIAGKDTISFPNLSIGDYIEFEYLRAEPSPAGYPRGFLGGRFYFRNYETPFDLSQLTVVTPEDVPLVVDPRGEAPEAEQETHDGLRVHRWTVRESRPFEQEPASIAAREFFPSIAWGHQASWAQYVETLRDVLADRDVRDPAAERLAREIIGDARTTPEQRAARLHRWVLENVEDSNDVFGLAPAMLAARTGNRTRVLGYLMRLAGVETELGLARSYAGDQTEGQLPDDDTYQNLVLRMQGSEGPVWIHAGARGAPFEYVPPVLAGMDALMLTPEAERARLDERDLEADLRTVEVDVDLREDGSARMNVVETFRGSGAVLWRNQLEEIPQADLEQQFESAYVANLIPGAELRRLVVAGREDPEGPMILRYEVEVPGLARQTRGGLTVPPLYRAQLGPQYARVASRDIPQLIPTGLALDVDVRLRVPEGARVDDAPGPSTLESIHGARVEIEAERTEEGLRIQRRYRVPRMRVSPEEYRAFARFARGSDEAESAEIRLSR
- a CDS encoding response regulator, translated to MNPPVDRGHADYEAQGRVDFWRVYLEHHAAVEAASVEVARADPRFGPIVAAVPEEEMARQSAEGLERLRRAFEANEWDAYEAHLRTQGEAYAAIGVDFAAWHRLIRAAERELTMKLVAQHAGDPARLTRALDAMQAFFARAVTVLHDAFLTRSLAERERIESALRISDMRFRRLAESGLLGVMVCDLHGNISEANETFLEIVGHTRAELEAGEVRWGEMTPPEWEAADLAAIEELEAHGIASPFEKEYFRGDGGRVPVLLCVAMLEAPECICLVLDITQRRQLESVRERARKLELENRRVQEASQLKSEFLANMSHELRTPLNAIIGFAELLHDGAVPPEAPEHREFLGDILTSGRHLLALINDVLDLSKVEAGKLELFPERVALEPLIGEVVSILRTTAANRGVRVQIDVDPALESVELDPSRAKQVLYNYLSNALKFGREDGRVTVRAHAETEDVFRLEVEDDGIGISAADRGRLFVEFQQLDGGASKHHEGTGLGLALTRRLVEAMGGSVGVDSEPGEGSTFFAVLPRRAAKGHALPEPRIFEPAPGAPRILVVEDDARDQTRIAGALTEAGYGVETVSTAAQALARCRETDFAAITLDLLLPDRTGLEVLQAIRAGGRNRDVPVIVITVVTEHGVIGGFAVQDVLPKPVDAGRLVEALDRAGVSTGSGEVWVVDDDAAALAQMTRSLDELGYPHRALDDARRALEALSSTRPAAIVLDLVMPELDGFAFLEQLRMRPEHRRLPVLVWTAKDLSADERARLTEAAQGIVPKTGDLGRGVVEALSSLVPPPSAAPPSAAPPSAAPPSASTKESP
- a CDS encoding response regulator — protein: MNGTRVLVVEDSAVNAKLVAYVLGARGCEVEIAASAREARTILEGFTPEVVLMDLQMPEEDGLTFTRALRRDPAMRDVAIVAVTAYAMKGDAERAIAAGCDGYITKPIDTRTFADELAELLAGRSA
- a CDS encoding response regulator, with the translated sequence MTARSRVLLVEDNPITQKLVHFALDRAGFEVRLAPDAATARGELSAGGVDLVLLDLVLPDGDGFSLAEWIRADPARADLSLLAFTGLVSAADEARISAVGFDDVVIKPIEPSRLIDTVRAHLPVHRGDVDAFGTGRRLLLADDDPGQRKLAAFRLRKLGFDVELASDGKAALSAARARRPDAIVSDVLMPEIDGFALCREVRRDPTLRSVPVLLVTNSYVAPADRELAHGVGAFDLVLRTPDLREALQRLRDCLDAAPAPLAPGPDTPDATAGALDRAHLRRVLRQLERQVAINGRVGQRAALLSAELSVLTGIAQALTEHSDVQETLRHVLAACFDAAGISVGALYLCDQGVKRVLRVGMSPRWDEAELERFFGEPQLLEETVFQQRPLVIPSEQVSAERGRAILSRAGVNEVLLTPLGSSEKPMGALLTVSHGAQLTLHDRRQFAEAVAGQITQALAVAGAFAESVEARRQAQEQAAVLTSILANIADAVVVADSEGTITHSNHAAQAIFGDHSAGHLRHDRWSEAVGLFLEDAVTPFPSERLPLARAIRGESVEREQVHVRNPRTPPDGSWWSVSARPLELSDGARIGGVAVFRDVTAERRAQEQLMVADRMASLGLLAAGVAHEINNPLAAVMANLELIEDELVAAGTDGGEMAEMLADAQEGARRVQAIVRDLKTFSRPRQGSDATANLERVLASSARMAHNEIRHRATLDMQVSDLPHVHGSESRLGQVFLNLLVNAAQAIPDGAGREHAIRIRTRAPDPQRVEVEISDTGEGMDEETMRKLFSPFYTTKERGGGTGLGLAICHRIVTEVGGEIGVRSQIGMGTTFTVRLRAAAPAAPVERRPAPSPPTPSARSRILVVDDEPSVGIAVQRVLSRDHDVSVETDPVVALERVRGGELFDLVLCDLMMPRLGGPEFHAELARVAPSLASTMVILTGGAFTDAAREFLAERENPCIEKPFDVRGLRRTIDTQLRRS